A window from Drosophila yakuba strain Tai18E2 chromosome 3L, Prin_Dyak_Tai18E2_2.1, whole genome shotgun sequence encodes these proteins:
- the LOC6534428 gene encoding protein Mo25 has translation MPLFGKSQKSPVELVKSLKEAINALEAGDRKVEKAQEDVSKNLVSIKNMLYGSSDAEPPADYVVAQLSQELYNSNLLLLLIQNLHRIDFEGKKHVALIFNNVLRRQIGTRSPTVEYICTKPEILFTLMAGYEDAHPEIALNSGTMLRECARYEALAKIMLHSDEFFKFFRYVEVSTFDIASDAFSTFKELLTRHKLLCAEFLDANYDKFFSQHYQRLLNSENYVTRRQSLKLLGELLLDRHNFTVMTRYISEPENLKLMMNMLKEKSRNIQFEAFHVFKVFVANPNKPKPILDILLRNQTKLVDFLTNFHTDRSEDEQFNDEKAYLIKQIKELKPLPEA, from the coding sequence ATGCCACTGTTCGGGAAGTCTCAGAAGTCGCCAGTAGAGCTGGTCAAGTCGCTGAAGGAGGCGATCAACGCCCTGGAGGCGGGCGACCGCAAGGTGGAGAAGGCGCAGGAAGACGTAAGCAAGAACCTGGTCTCGATCAAGAACATGCTCTACGGGAGCAGCGATGCCGAGCCGCCGGCGGACTATGTGGTGGCCCAGCTGTCCCAGGAGCTGTACAACAGcaacctgctgctgctgctcatccAGAACCTGCATCGCATCGACTTCGAGGGCAAGAAGCATGTGGCGCTCATTTTCAACAATGTGCTGCGCCGCCAAATTGGCACCCGTTCGCCCACCGTCGAGTATATATGCACGAAGCCGGAGATCCTGTTCACCCTGATGGCCGGTTACGAGGATGCGCATCCGGAGATCGCCCTGAACTCCGGTACCATGCTAAGGGAGTGCGCCCGGTACGAGGCGCTGGCCAAGATCATGCTGCACTCGGATGAGTTCTTCAAGTTCTTCCGCTACGTGGAGGTTTCCACCTTTGACATTGCCAGCGATGCCTTCTCTACGTTCAAGGAGCTGCTCACGCGCCACAAGCTGCTGTGCGCGGAGTTCCTGGACGCCAACTACGACAAGTTTTTCTCGCAGCACTACCAGCGCCTGCTTAACTCGGAGAACTATGTGACGCGGCGTCAGAGCTTGAAGCTGCTTGGGGAACTGCTGCTGGACCGGCACAACTTCACCGTGATGACACGCTACATATCCGAGCCGGAGAACCTCAAGCTAATGATGAACATGCTCAAGGAGAAATCGCGCAACATCCAGTTCGAGGCGTTTCACGTCTTCAAGGTGTTCGTGGCAAATCCCAACAAGCCGAAGCCCATTCTGGACATCCTGCTACGCAACCAGACAAAGCTGGTCGACTTTCTGACCAACTTCCACACGGATCGCTCCGAGGACGAGCAGTTCAACGATGAGAAGGCCTATCTGATCAAGCAGATAAAGGAGCTGAAGCCGCTGCCCGAGGCTTAG
- the LOC6534429 gene encoding protein anon-73B1: MSASADSLAAAASLDKYGDEDIFSLLIRYGLYVGALFQFVCISAAVLMENNPDGNSNPETGEVTEREGEPVRTRLHKIRKLEKKKRR; the protein is encoded by the coding sequence ATGTCTGCTTCTGCCGACAGTTTGGCCGCCGCCGCGTCCCTGGACAAGTACGGGGATGAAGACATCTTCAGCCTGCTAATCCGCTACGGACTTTATGTGGGTGCCCTCTTCCAGTTCGTTTGCATTTCGGCCGCAGTGCTGATGGAGAATAACCCGGATGGCAATAGTAACCCGGAGACCGGCGAAGTGACGGAGCGGGAGGGCGAGCCGGTCCGGACACGTCTGCACAAGATCCggaagctggagaagaagAAGCGACGATAG
- the LOC6534430 gene encoding prostaglandin E synthase 2 has protein sequence MSCFRLATATALAGVRPLPPASRSGALRLLTRKRNPDVAFARRQFAVAVENGGGKKKPNGTFKLAVLGATVGAATGSVYTMYQRWTDGSSHKEHEETKPTCLGGIPAGVRITKRYVNPKDTSGLDIVLFQFQTCPFCCKVRAFLDFMGISYAVVEVDAVLRQDIRWSSVKKVPMVLIRQQDGQYVQMVDSSAIISLIATYLQDKRTDIGELAQFYPHTSFFDDDGKKKNDILNKYFLMYREHTPKGVSKETEETDRKWRSWADSHLVHLISPNCYQTMGESLETFEWFSQAGEWDVHFPKWERDLMVYCGATAMWAIAKILKRRHALTDDVRSHMYDALDQWTNELKKRNTKFMGGKQPSLADLSVFGVLSSMEGCQTFKDCLLNTSIGKWFYDVKALVEKNRGQLQRERIENLAAIA, from the exons ATGTCATGTTTTCGGCTAGCTACTGCCACCGCTCTGGCAGGCGTCCGTCCCCTACCGCCAGCAAGCAGAAGCGGCGCCTTACGCCTGTTGACCCGTAAACGAAATCCGGATGTTGCATTTGCACGCCGCCAGtttgcagtggcagtggaaaacGGCGGAGGCAAGAAGAAGCCAAACGGAACTTTTAAGCTTGCAGTTTTGGGGGCGACAGTGGGTGCGGCCACCGGTTCGGTGTACACGATGTACCAGCGCTGGACGGACGGCAGTTCGCACAAGGAGCATGAGGAGACAAAGCCGACGTGCCTGGGAGGGATTCCGGCTGGAGTGCGGATAACCAAGCGCTATGTTAACCCCAAGGACACGTCCGGTCTGGACATTGTGCTGTTCCAGTTCCAGACGTGTCCCTTCTGCTGCAAGGTGCGCGCCTTCCTCGACTTCATGGGCATCTCCTATGCGGTGGTCGAAGTGGATGCCGTTCTGCGGCAGGACATTCGCTGGTCTTCGGTGAAGAAGGTGCCGATGGTGCTCATCCGACAGCAGGACGGCCAATACGTTCAGATGGTGGACTCGAGTGCCATTATATCCCTTATAGCAACCTACCTGCAGGACAAGCGCACTGACATCGGCGAGCTGGCGCAGTTCTATCCTCACACATCCTTTTTCGACGATGATGGCAAAAAGAAGAACgacatattaaataaatacttccTCATGTACCGCGAGCACACGCCCAAGGGGGTTTCCAAGGAAACGGAAGA AACCGATCGCAAGTGGAGAAGCTGGGCCGACAGCCACCTGGTGCACCTGATATCGCCCAACTGCTATCAAACCATGGGCGAATCCCTAGAGACTTTTGAGTGGTTCTCGCAAGCTGGCGAGTGGGACGTTCACTTCCCCAAATGGGAGCGCGACCTGATGGTATACTGTGGTGCCACCGCCATGTGGGCCATTGCTAAGATTCTAAAACGCCGACACGCCCTCACCGACGACGTCCGATCGCACATGTACGATGCCCTTGACCAGTGGACCAATGAGCTGAAAAAGAGGAATACAAAATTCATGGGCGGAAAACAGCCCAGTTTGGCGGATCTCTCGGTCTTCGGCGTGCTTTCGAGCATGGAGGGATGTCAGACGTTTAAGGACTGTCTGCTAAACACCAGCATCG GTAAATGGTTTTATGACGTCAAGGCGTTGGTCGAGAAGAACCGGGGGCAACTGCAAAGAGAACGTATTGAAAACCTGGCCGCTATAGCTTAA
- the LOC6534431 gene encoding proteasome subunit beta type-1, whose protein sequence is MSRLGFEQFPDYQVPGMKHADFSPYESNGGSIVAIAGDDFAVIAADTRLSSGYNIHSRTQSKLFKLSPQTVLGSTGCWADTLSLTGSMKVRMQSYEHTHLRTMTTEAVAQMLSIAMYNRRFFPYYVSNILAGIDNEGKGVVYSYDPIGHCEKATYRAGGTAGTLLQPVLDNQIGHKNMNLADADKIKLTKERAVSVASDTFISAAERDIYTGDSVLINIITKDGIEVRTLTLRQD, encoded by the exons ATGAGCCGATTGGGCTTTGAGCAATTCCCGGACTACCAGGTTCCCGGCATGAAGCATGCTGACTTCTCGCCCTACGAGTCCAATGGCGG CTCCATTGTGGCCATCGCCGGAGATGACTTCGCCGTGATTGCAGCTGACACCCGCCTGAGCAGTGGCTACAACATTCACTCCCGAACGCAAAGCAAACTCTTCAAGCTGTCCCCCCAGACGGTGCTGGGTTCCACAGGCTGCTGGGCGGACACCCTCTCGCTGACCGGATCGATGAAGGTGCGCATGCAGAGCTACGAGCATACCCATCTGCGCACCATGACCACGGAGGCCGTCGCGCAGATGCTCTCCATCGCCATGTACAATCGCCGCTTCTTCCCGTACTACGTGTCGAACATTCTGGCCGGTATTGACAACGAGGGCAAGGGTGTCGTCTACTCGTACGATCCCATCGGTCACTGCGAAAAGGCTACATACCGCGCCGGCGGCACTGCCGGCACGCTGCTGCAACCTGTGTTGGACAACCAGATTGGCCACAAGAACATGAACTTGGCTGACGCCGACAAGATCAAGTTGACCAAGGAGCGGGCCGTGAGCGTTGCCTCCGATACCTTCATCTCGGCCGCTGAACGCGACATCTACACCGGCGACTCTGTGCTGATCAACATCATCACCAAGGATGGCATTGAAGTTCGAACTCTGACGCTGCGTCAGGACTAG
- the LOC6534432 gene encoding ADP-ribose pyrophosphatase, mitochondrial, protein MTSLEFTLLPLLFLVLLLENSLTSTLMMSSMVKPGIFRHLMCRNNMYPRSSVLRYPVSDEQVFWSEPFPDYCPPAYTAPHIGGQVWADPPLPSDTFRPQWNQLDGQVNRESFHGAYNVQNGLPLNPIGRTGLTGRGSLGRWGPNHAADPIVTRWKRNDEGAIVANPDTGKNILQMVAIQRSDNKLWAIPGGMVDPGENVSVTLKREFTEEALNFTDKANMVERFFQAGGVHVYQGYVDDFRNTDNAWMETTALNFHDEDGSQVGQLELVAGDDATNVRWTDVDSNLKLHANHADIVREVAIRRNAHW, encoded by the exons ATGACGAGTCTCGAGTTTACACTGCTGCCGCTTCTGTTTTTGGTACTGCTCTTGGAAAACTCCCTAACCTCCACACTGATGATGTCCTCGATGGTGAAGCCGGGCATTTTCCGGCACCTGATGTGCCGCAACAATATGTACCCACGCAGCTCCGTGCTCCGGTACCCAGTGTCCGACGAACAGGTCTTCTGGTCGGAGCCGTTCCCAGACTACTGCCCGCCGGCGTACACGGCGCCACACATTGGCGGGCAGGTGTGGGCTGATCCTCCGCTGCCCAGCGACACATTCCGACCACAGTGGAACCAGCTGGATGGCCAGGTTAATCGCGAGTCCTTCCACGGTGCCTACAACGTGCAGAATGGACTGCCCCTGAATCCGATCGGGCGTACAGGACTTACCGGCCGTGGTTCACTAGGCCGATGGGGTCCCAATCATGCCGCAGATCCTATTGTCACGCGCTGGAAGCGGAACGACGAAGGAGCCATTGTGGCCAACCCTGACACCGGCAA GAATATCTTACAGATGGTCGCCATACAGCGGTCCGACAACAAGTTGTGGGCCATTCCCGGTGGGATGGTCGATCCCGGCGAGAATGTAAGTGTCACTCTAAAGCGGGAGTTCACCGAGGAGGCATTGAACTTTACGGACAAGGCCAACATGGTGGAGCGGTTTTTCCAAGCGGGCGGCGTCCATGTATATCAAGGCTACGTAGACGATTTTCGAAACACGGACAACGCTTGGATGGAAACCACTGCGCTGAACTTTCACGACGAAGACGGAAGCCAAGTGGGGCAATTGGAGCTAGTGGCCGGTGACGATGCCACCAATGTGCGCTGGACGGACGTTGACTCTAATCTTAAGCTGCACGCTAATCATGCAGACATCGTCCGGGAAGTTGCCATCCGACGAAATGCACACTGGTAG